A region of the Peptococcaceae bacterium genome:
TTATATAGTCTCCCTCTTTGATCGCCGTTGTATCGCAGGTCAGCACCGGCAAACCCAGGTTCACCGAATTACGATAAAAAATCCGGGCGAAAGATTTGGCCAAAACGGCTGAAATACCGGCCAGCTTGATGACAAGAGGCGCGTATTCCCGTGATGAACCGCAGCCGAAATTTTCATCGGCCACAATAAACCCGCCGCTTTTTATCTCGTCATAAAAGCCGGGCCTGATGTCTTCCATAATGTGCCTGGCCAGGTCATTCCAGTCCAGAGTCTTTGCCCTGTGCCTGCTGCCCATAATGTAATCGGTGTTTATATCCCGGCCGAACCTGTATGAAATCCCTTGCAGTTCCATCTGTTCTAAACCTCCATCAACGTTCTGGGGTCCGTAATTCTTCCCATTATAACGCTTGCCGCTACAGTAAGCGGGGAAGCGAGGTATATGCTGGCCTTAGCGTTGCCCATCCTGCCCTTAAAATTGCGGTTCGCTGTGGAGATGACATTTTCCCCGTCGCCGGGGATTCCTCCGTGTCCTCCCACGCACGGGCCGCAGCCGGGCGGGAGTACCATGGCCCCGGCTTCAACCATGGTTTCAATGATCCCTCTCTTTATCGTCTCGAGCAGAACTGACCTTGAGGCGGGCACTACCAGGAGCCTTGTGTTTTTGGCCACTTTTTTCCCTCTCAGAAGGTCTGCCGCCGCCTGCAAATCCTCCAGCCTCCCGTTCGTGCATGTGCCAATCACCCCTTGCGATATGGGCACATTCTCCATTTCAGAAACCGGCATTACGTTTTCAACCGTATGAGGGCACGCCACCTGCGGGGTGATTTCGAAAAGGTCGTACCGCAGTCTTTGGCTGTATGCGGCATCCGGATCTGGAAGGTAGCTGCTGTAATCAGTGATTCCCCTTTCATCCAGCCACTGCGCTGCCGTTTCGTCTGTCTCCATTAGGCAGGCCTTAGCGCCCATTTCTATTCCCATATTGCAGACAGTAAACCTTGCATCCATCGACAAGCTGGAGATTCCCGGGCCGCCGATTTCAAGGGCCATGTATGTAGCGCCGTCGGCCCCAAGATCTTTGGCCATTTTGAGAACCAGGTCCTTGGACATGACCCCTTTGGAAAATGCTCCTTCCAGATCAACGCGGATCGTTTCAGGCACCTTGAGCCATGTTTTTCCCGTAGCCAAGACAATAGCCGCATCCGTTGACCCCATTCCCGTAGCAAACGCGCCAATGGCGCCATATGTGCATGTGTGTGAATCTGTCCCGATCACGACGGTGCCCGGCCTCACCCTGCCCTTTTCAGGGAGGATCTGATGACATATTCCTTCGCCCGCCTCAAAAATCTCTATTCCCATTTCCCTGGCAAATTCTCTCAAACCATCCTGCATCCTCGAATATGTCTCTGCCGGGCTGGGTACAAAATGATCCATCACTATTGATACATCACTGGCGCGGCATACTTTATCAACCCCCGCTTCCCTTAAAGCCTCAACAGCGAGAGGCCCGGTGGCATCATGGAGCATGACCCGGCTCACAGGTGTTATCGTCAAGTCGCCGGCCTTTACCTCACCACCTGTAACGGCTGAAAGCAGCTTCTCCGCAATAGTCCGGCCCATCGAGTTTATACCCCCTATCTCCCCAGCGCCTTTTCCTCACGCAGTTTTTCTACCGTTCCATACTTCGTTTTAATAATCTCTTCGGGCAAAAACATTTCTTCCAGCTCCCTTATTTCCTGCAGGCCTATTAATTTGTTAAATTCACTAAAGGGAATAATTTTATCGTCCAGATTAGCATTGGTTCCCTCCTTCATAAGCTGGGTGACCCCTTCAACAATCCCTTTCGCGGCTGCGTACACAGTCATCACCGGTACGCTGCACCTCGCGTAGCCCATCTCTTCCAGCTCCTTGAAGGTTACAAGGGGTGTCCTTCCGCCATCCAGCATATTGGCGCTCAAGAGTATTCCCTTAGGTACCAGTTTATCGGCATAATATTTCAGTTCTTCGACGGATTGGGGCGCTTCCAGAAAAATCAGGTCGGCACCCGCCTCCCAGTATGCCTCCGCCCGGCGGATCACTTCCTCCGGGCCGAATACGGCCCGGGCGTCGGTACGGGCGTTGATCACGAAATCAGGGTCTCGCCGCGCCCACACTGCGGCTTTGATTTTGATCACCATTTCCTCAAGCGGTATAACTTCCTTCCCCGACATATGCCCGCAGCGTTTTGGCCAGACCTGGTCTTCCAGGTTAATGCCCGCAGCGCCTATTGTTTCAAATTCCCTCACCGTCCTGATGACATTGATGGCATTCCCGTACCCCGTGTCCCCGTCGGCCATTACCGGTATATCGACGCTGTTAACAATATTTTTCGTGTGCTCGAGCACTTCGCCGAAAGTCAACAAACCGACATCAGGTTTTCCCAACAGGCAGGCCGAAAAACCGTAACCGGAGCACTGAATCGCTTTAAACCCGGCCTTTTCAATGATTTTTGCCGAAAGGCAATCATAGGCCCCCGGCATCACAAGGATTTCCCGGGCTTTCAATAGTTCTTTGAGCTGAGTGGTTTTTTTCATGTATATTACCTCTCTTTGCAGAATTACTGGAATTTCTTTAAAAATAAAATGCATCCGCAGAATTAAACTTAGCGCCGATCCCTTGTTTCATTAGTCACTGGAAGAATAATTGCAATAATTACATATAAGCGTCTTTGAGAATATTAATAAAGTCTTCTTTTGTTGTTTGGCGCGGATTAATATATTGATAATGTTTTTCATACGCTTTTAAGCAGTCTTCAGCCAAAGGTTCGAAAACATCTTCTGAACAATTAAAATCCTTGAGCTTTTTACGCATATCGACATCAATACAGAGTTTCTCTATGGCTTTTATAGCTTTTTCGCCTGCTTCGTATTCGTTTATTCCCCGAATATCCTCTCCCATTGCTTGAGCAACTTGTGCATATTTCTCAGGGCAGGCAGGAAGGTTGAAACGGGCTACAGAAGTGAGCAATATGGCGTTTGAAAGACCATGACTCAAATGAAGCGTTGGCCCCAGATGCCTTCCTATGCAGTGTACATTGCCGGTGCCTGTTGTAGTGTAAGCCATACCGCCCATAGTGTTGGCGGCAAGCATATTTGTTGCCGCATATGCATTTTTCCGGTTAGCATACAAAGCGCGCAAATTGCTGCTGATAAGTCTTATCCCTTGAAGAGAAAGAGCTTCAGTATGAGGATTTGCTTTTAAAGAAATAAACGATTCGAAAGCATGAGTAAAAGCATCTATCCCGGCTTCAGCCACTACTTTGGGAGGGCAGCTTTCCAGGCTTTGGGGATCAAGAATTGCTATTTTGGGACAATTCAATTCTTTATGGCCTATCGTAAATTTAAAATTTCTTTCTTCATCGGTAATTACAGCTATAGAATTGACCTCGGAAGAGGTGCCGGCTGTTGTAGGTATGGCAATCAAAGGCACGGGAGGAATTTTGAACACCTCGTACCCAGCATAATCCTGGGGCTTACCACCGTTTGTCGCCATGACTCCAGCAGCTTTAGCCGTATCAATACAACTGCCTCCACCCACCGCGATCAACAGGTCACATTTTTCTTTTAAAATCATATTACACGCCTTCATAACCACTTCAACTGGAGCTTCTGGCAGAACCCCGTCAAAAATCACATATTGCGAATTGGATTCTTCGATGTGCCGGATGCATTTTTGATAAATATCCGTTTTCTTAACATTCTTACCGGATATTAACAATATTTTATTGGGTTTTATATTTATCAATTCCTCAGTAAGCTTTCTGATGCTGTTATAACCCATTATAATTCTCGTATGTGTTTCATATGTGGTAATATTGAACGGATAATTCATAAAACACCCCTTCTTTCCATCATGTCATCTTATTTTTTCGCAAACCCAATCCAGGTCAAGCTCATTCAACCTTGATTCCTTTGGCTTACCGTCCTCATCCCAGCCGGCAAGCTCATAGAACGTAGCCAGCGCCCGTTTATACGCGGCTTCGTCAATAACCTTTCCGTTGGTACCCCCGCCAACCAGCGGTTCGTACATGCGCGGCGGCAGCATATCATCCTCTTTAGTTAACCCGGCGGCAATATTAAAGGCGCGCATCATCTGCAGGCGGCGCTCGCCCAGCTGGACCAGTTCCCAGAGACTTGTTTCCCAGCCGGTAATGGCATCGACCGCGGCAACCAGTTCATTAAAATCGAGCGCGCGGGCAGGTGCCATGCAGAACAGGCAGATGTCCAGGCTGCTGTACACGCTGAAAATGAGATGCGTTTGATAAAAGAACTTCACCTTTTTGGGTCCCAGGTCATCCATCTCAAGCGGTTCATATATGCCCAAAGGCTTAAGTCTCTCTGTAACCAGAGCCGGAGCGGACGGTGAATTGATGCCGTCATGCAGGCTGGACATGTGGTCTGCGCCGATGGGCGTCAGGCCGTACGCCAAGGAGAGCGATTTTTTCACGCGCGGTTCATGGGCCGGGAATTCCACACCTTTGCAATGGACGGCAAATTTTTGAGCTTTCGGCCCCAGTTTTTCCGCCATTCTCTTCACGCCTTCCGCCAGCAGATCTCCAATCCCCTCGCGTTTCGCAATTTTTTCGACAAGCGGCAGCAGCGCTTTGCTGTTCCCGAACCTCAGCTCGATGCCGTCCGTATCCTCCAGCGAAAGTATCCCGTTTTCATAGCACTCCATGGCGAAGGCAATCGAAGCCCCCGCAGAAATGGTATCCAGCGAATACTTATTGCACAATTCGTTGGCCTTGCAAACGGCGTACAAGTCGGAAATTCCGGTATAAGAACCGAGTGCCGCAAGGGATTCGTATTCCGGGCCGCCGTATCGCGGATCGATTTCATACGGCTTGTCGGATTTAACGCTTTTTTTGCATAGCACGGGGCAGGCGAAACACCCCTCGTCTCCGGCAGCGATGGTCTCCTTTATCTTCGCCCTGCTGATTTCCTCCGCTTTCTCAAAATAACCTGTTTTCCAGTTGTATGTCGGCAACTGGAACGTCTGATTCTGTGAACTGACCAGCCTGCTGGTGCCGTTCTCGCGAAGTCCCCTGCTGCCGGGATAATCCATAAATTTACTCGCAAAACTCCGGGCAATCGCTTTTACCGCCTCGGGAGCCGCCGCTTCGGGGAAAAGATTTCCCCGGACGGCAAGGGCTTTCAAGTTTTTTGAACCCATTACCGCCCCGTGCCCGCCTCGCCCGTTAATATGTTTAAGTTCGTTAACCACGCAGGCGTAACGCACCATGTTTTCACCGGCAGGCCCGATACCAAGAACACGGATCCTGTCATCGTTATTCTCTTGGCGGATCAGGTCCTGGGCTTCGCCGGTCACCTTGCCCCACAGGTGGGAAGCGTCTTTGAGTTCAGCACGGCCATTGTTTATCCATAAATAAACCGGATGCGGCGCTCTACCCTGGACGACAACAGCATCAAAGCCCGCCGCTTTGAGTTCCCTGGCCCAGAACCCTCCTGCTTCACTGTCGGCAACACCGCCGGTTAGCGGAGAAACGCTGGTTATGGAATGGCGTGTAAACCCGGCTATGGGAAACCCTGAGACAATGCTGCCGCCGAAAACAATCACGTTTTCAGGCTCAAACGCATCGGTCCCCGGTTTTACGTTTTGCCAAACATAATACGCTCCCAGCGCCCCGCCGCCCATATAGCGGCGGAAAAACAGCTCGTCCTTTTCTTCCGTCCATATCTCGCTTTTGCTTAGATTTACCCTCAATATTTTGCCGTGATAACCATAAGGCATAAATCTTACACCTCTCTTTGACGCTTCAGTATGCTTTTGACAGAATCAGCGTTTAAGTTTCTCATTGTCACTCACAGCTGTTTTTCATCTTCAAGCAGGAACTGGGCAGCAATACGCGCTGCAGTCTCCGGAGGAACACGACACTTTTTTCTGCCCCCATCCTTAATAAACTGCTTGCGTTCTTCCGGAATAATGGTGTCGTAGTCTCTACCCATTAGCAGCGGTCGGATAACACCGCACATTGTGCTGCCGAATTCCTCCTTGAAGGCTTCATAATACCGATAGGCTTTCAGCCGACACTCGTTGTACTTCTCAATCGCCTCCGGAGTATCCCCCATGGGGTCAAAAATATTCTCTCTGCCATATGCAAGGCCCAACGCCATCAGTCCGCCAAGCAGCGCGCCGCAGGTCTCTTTATGGCTCGCAACACCTGGAAAAAAGGCTGCTGCTTTTAATAATTCCTGGCCGCCAGGAAGGCCAAACTCTTCCTGCAGCGCCGCCAAGGTTCCCTGCGCGCAGTTTCCGGATAATTCTTCATAGTCTCCGGCCTTTTGCGAAACCCTTCTGATTCTCTCTTTTTTACGGTCATTAAATGCCAAGATACCTTACCTCCTCAATCATTAATCACTTGCATTAATCGCTTGACCCTATAATTCCTTTTTTTCTGAAATGTCCTTAAACTTAAACACCCCAAGTTTTCTTATCCCTGCCACGACCAACAAAAACGCCGCCGCGGAAAGAACAATATTAACATGCAAAGGGTATTGATATACCATCATCGATAACCCCAAGGCAACCAAGAGTATGTTGGGAATTTTTTTCATCCCCCTGAATTCCACAAATAGCCCCATTGAAATTAAGAACATGGCCGATAACATAAAGAGAAACACTACATAATCCAAACGCAGGATGGACGGGAAATTTAAGAACACCAGCGGCATTAGTATCAACCCCTGGGCCATCTTCAGGCTTGTTACGGCTGACTTTACAAAACTGCCCTGAGCTAATTTTGCCGCAATTGCGCAGGCCGGGGCAATCGGAGGGGTGATCGGCGCTAAAGCCGAACCGTAAAATACGATAAAATGCGCCGTTAAGGGATCAATTCCGATTTGTCTAAAGGCTATCACCACTATTGACGCCACCAACAAATAGGTTGCCAGTCCGGAAACCGCCATGCCCAACAACACGCATAAAACCACAGTCACCAAAAGCAGCAGATACGGTTCGCCGTGGGCTACTCTTACCAGTTCGGCTCCCAGCTTGTAAAGAAGCCCTGTCCGCAAGAGCGTGCTCGAAATTATGCCGAGAGCCGCCCCCAATAAGATAACTTCGGAAACGCTTTTCCCGGCTTCATTGAGAGCGTTAATGCCGCCTTTAATAAATCCTTTTAAGTTCTCCTTAGATTTAGCCCAAACATCCCCTCCTTGAGGGTTTTTGATATAAGAAACAAGCAGCGGGATGAATAATTTAAGCAAATAAAATATATAGAATGAGACAATGGTGTTTACCCCGGCGACGAGGATGCTCGCCCCTGTCAAAAGA
Encoded here:
- a CDS encoding 3-isopropylmalate dehydratase, which encodes MELQGISYRFGRDINTDYIMGSRHRAKTLDWNDLARHIMEDIRPGFYDEIKSGGFIVADENFGCGSSREYAPLVIKLAGISAVLAKSFARIFYRNSVNLGLPVLTCDTTAIKEGDYIKVAPDFSSVENITRGVVIRVTPPPGFMMKIIREGGMVQCLKKYGPGVFEQLAKEQNNNSI
- a CDS encoding 3-isopropylmalate dehydratase large subunit yields the protein MGRTIAEKLLSAVTGGEVKAGDLTITPVSRVMLHDATGPLAVEALREAGVDKVCRASDVSIVMDHFVPSPAETYSRMQDGLREFAREMGIEIFEAGEGICHQILPEKGRVRPGTVVIGTDSHTCTYGAIGAFATGMGSTDAAIVLATGKTWLKVPETIRVDLEGAFSKGVMSKDLVLKMAKDLGADGATYMALEIGGPGISSLSMDARFTVCNMGIEMGAKACLMETDETAAQWLDERGITDYSSYLPDPDAAYSQRLRYDLFEITPQVACPHTVENVMPVSEMENVPISQGVIGTCTNGRLEDLQAAADLLRGKKVAKNTRLLVVPASRSVLLETIKRGIIETMVEAGAMVLPPGCGPCVGGHGGIPGDGENVISTANRNFKGRMGNAKASIYLASPLTVAASVIMGRITDPRTLMEV
- a CDS encoding oxaloacetate decarboxylase; the encoded protein is MKKTTQLKELLKAREILVMPGAYDCLSAKIIEKAGFKAIQCSGYGFSACLLGKPDVGLLTFGEVLEHTKNIVNSVDIPVMADGDTGYGNAINVIRTVREFETIGAAGINLEDQVWPKRCGHMSGKEVIPLEEMVIKIKAAVWARRDPDFVINARTDARAVFGPEEVIRRAEAYWEAGADLIFLEAPQSVEELKYYADKLVPKGILLSANMLDGGRTPLVTFKELEEMGYARCSVPVMTVYAAAKGIVEGVTQLMKEGTNANLDDKIIPFSEFNKLIGLQEIRELEEMFLPEEIIKTKYGTVEKLREEKALGR
- a CDS encoding iron-containing alcohol dehydrogenase — translated: MNYPFNITTYETHTRIIMGYNSIRKLTEELINIKPNKILLISGKNVKKTDIYQKCIRHIEESNSQYVIFDGVLPEAPVEVVMKACNMILKEKCDLLIAVGGGSCIDTAKAAGVMATNGGKPQDYAGYEVFKIPPVPLIAIPTTAGTSSEVNSIAVITDEERNFKFTIGHKELNCPKIAILDPQSLESCPPKVVAEAGIDAFTHAFESFISLKANPHTEALSLQGIRLISSNLRALYANRKNAYAATNMLAANTMGGMAYTTTGTGNVHCIGRHLGPTLHLSHGLSNAILLTSVARFNLPACPEKYAQVAQAMGEDIRGINEYEAGEKAIKAIEKLCIDVDMRKKLKDFNCSEDVFEPLAEDCLKAYEKHYQYINPRQTTKEDFINILKDAYM
- a CDS encoding aldehyde ferredoxin oxidoreductase family protein, encoding MPYGYHGKILRVNLSKSEIWTEEKDELFFRRYMGGGALGAYYVWQNVKPGTDAFEPENVIVFGGSIVSGFPIAGFTRHSITSVSPLTGGVADSEAGGFWARELKAAGFDAVVVQGRAPHPVYLWINNGRAELKDASHLWGKVTGEAQDLIRQENNDDRIRVLGIGPAGENMVRYACVVNELKHINGRGGHGAVMGSKNLKALAVRGNLFPEAAAPEAVKAIARSFASKFMDYPGSRGLRENGTSRLVSSQNQTFQLPTYNWKTGYFEKAEEISRAKIKETIAAGDEGCFACPVLCKKSVKSDKPYEIDPRYGGPEYESLAALGSYTGISDLYAVCKANELCNKYSLDTISAGASIAFAMECYENGILSLEDTDGIELRFGNSKALLPLVEKIAKREGIGDLLAEGVKRMAEKLGPKAQKFAVHCKGVEFPAHEPRVKKSLSLAYGLTPIGADHMSSLHDGINSPSAPALVTERLKPLGIYEPLEMDDLGPKKVKFFYQTHLIFSVYSSLDICLFCMAPARALDFNELVAAVDAITGWETSLWELVQLGERRLQMMRAFNIAAGLTKEDDMLPPRMYEPLVGGGTNGKVIDEAAYKRALATFYELAGWDEDGKPKESRLNELDLDWVCEKIR
- a CDS encoding C-GCAxxG-C-C family protein; amino-acid sequence: MAFNDRKKERIRRVSQKAGDYEELSGNCAQGTLAALQEEFGLPGGQELLKAAAFFPGVASHKETCGALLGGLMALGLAYGRENIFDPMGDTPEAIEKYNECRLKAYRYYEAFKEEFGSTMCGVIRPLLMGRDYDTIIPEERKQFIKDGGRKKCRVPPETAARIAAQFLLEDEKQL